In Thermococcus stetteri, the following proteins share a genomic window:
- the priS gene encoding DNA primase catalytic subunit PriS, with the protein MSELLREVTQEERRLYYSREWNARKIPGFILESIENREFGFDHTGEGPSDRKNAFSDVRDLEDYIRATAPYAAYSSVAFYRNPQEMEGWIGAELVFDIDAKDLPLRRCQNEHPSGQVCPICLEDAKELARDTLIILKEDFGFENVHVVYSGRGYHIRVLDEWALKLDSKARERILSYVSAAEEVTFDDIQKRYIMLSSGYFRVFRLRFGYFIQRINENHLKNLGLKKPLTQRLLDEEIRREIIEKFVKKGLLAAFPEGIGYRTLLRLFGLSTTFSKAYFDGRVTVDLKRILRLPSTLHSKVGLVATYIGSDEKKLEKFDPFREAVPEFRKKEVQKAYQEWKELHEG; encoded by the coding sequence GTGAGTGAGCTGTTACGGGAAGTGACTCAGGAAGAGAGAAGGCTCTACTACTCACGGGAATGGAACGCCAGGAAAATACCCGGGTTCATACTGGAGAGCATCGAAAACAGAGAGTTCGGCTTTGATCACACGGGCGAGGGTCCGAGCGACAGGAAGAACGCATTCTCAGACGTTAGGGACCTCGAGGACTACATCCGGGCAACCGCTCCCTACGCAGCGTATTCTAGCGTCGCATTTTACAGGAACCCCCAGGAGATGGAAGGCTGGATCGGTGCTGAACTCGTCTTCGACATAGACGCCAAAGACCTCCCGCTCAGACGCTGCCAGAACGAACATCCCTCCGGACAAGTGTGCCCAATCTGCCTCGAAGACGCGAAGGAGCTCGCCAGGGACACGCTGATAATACTGAAGGAGGACTTTGGATTTGAAAACGTCCACGTAGTGTATTCCGGAAGGGGGTACCACATCAGGGTGCTCGATGAGTGGGCGCTCAAACTCGACTCCAAGGCCCGTGAGAGGATACTCTCCTACGTCAGCGCGGCGGAAGAGGTAACTTTTGATGACATCCAGAAGAGGTACATAATGCTGTCGAGCGGTTACTTTAGGGTGTTCAGGTTGAGGTTCGGGTACTTCATTCAGAGAATAAACGAAAACCACTTGAAGAACCTTGGACTCAAAAAGCCGCTTACTCAGAGGCTCCTTGACGAAGAAATAAGGCGGGAGATTATCGAAAAGTTCGTCAAAAAGGGTTTGCTTGCCGCTTTTCCAGAGGGGATCGGATATAGGACGTTGTTAAGGCTGTTTGGACTCTCAACGACGTTTTCAAAGGCTTATTTCGATGGAAGAGTTACAGTTGATCTGAAAAGAATACTCCGCCTTCCCTCAACGCTCCATTCCAAGGTTGGACTTGTTGCAACTTACATCGGAAGCGACGAAAAGAAGCTAGAGAAGTTCGACCCCTTCAGGGAAGCAGTGCCCGAGTTCAGGAAGAAAGAAGTGCAAAAAGCTTATCAGGAATGGAAGGAGCTACATGAGGGATGA
- the glnA gene encoding type I glutamate--ammonia ligase produces the protein MNEIKGVGRTIQTETPKPRFLLLAFTDINGALKGMEVPMERYEEAVDDGISFDGSSIPGFQGIEDSDLVFKADPSTYAEIPWEGIGRVYGYIYKDDKPYHADPRGILKRALEQLEKEGLKAYIGPEPEFYIFKKNGTWELHLPDGGGYFDLVSLDKVREIRREIAFYMPYLGLKPEVLHHEVGKAQHEIDFRYDKALRTADNILSFKHVVKAVAELHGYYATFMPKPIYGFPGNGMHLHISLWKDGENLFVGEEGLSDTALHFIGGILKHAKALTALTNPTVNSYKRLVPGYEAPVYLSWGYRNRSALIRVPAFKGSGARIEYRCPDPSANPYLAFAGILMAGLEGIKKKIEPEAYVETNVYEMDEAERERLGIETLPGSLGEALEELKKDKTVREALGGAYRNFIDYKEREWEEYLEYLSSQGIPADTKKVTEWELERYFHV, from the coding sequence ATGAACGAAATCAAAGGAGTTGGTAGAACAATACAGACCGAAACCCCAAAGCCGAGGTTCCTCCTGCTGGCATTCACTGATATCAATGGAGCACTTAAAGGCATGGAGGTACCTATGGAGCGCTACGAAGAGGCTGTAGATGACGGCATTTCCTTCGACGGTTCTTCGATACCCGGCTTTCAGGGAATAGAAGACAGTGATCTGGTATTCAAAGCCGACCCAAGCACTTACGCCGAAATACCTTGGGAAGGAATAGGGAGGGTTTACGGCTACATCTACAAAGATGATAAGCCCTACCACGCCGATCCGAGGGGAATCTTGAAGAGGGCCCTCGAACAACTCGAGAAAGAGGGGCTAAAAGCCTACATAGGCCCGGAGCCGGAGTTCTACATATTCAAGAAGAACGGAACATGGGAGCTCCACCTTCCGGACGGCGGCGGCTACTTCGACCTCGTAAGCCTTGATAAAGTCAGGGAAATACGGAGGGAGATAGCGTTCTACATGCCCTACCTAGGCCTCAAGCCGGAGGTTCTCCACCACGAGGTTGGAAAGGCCCAGCACGAGATAGACTTCCGCTACGACAAAGCCCTCAGAACGGCCGATAACATCCTCAGCTTCAAGCACGTCGTCAAGGCAGTGGCGGAGCTCCACGGCTACTACGCCACGTTCATGCCCAAGCCGATCTACGGCTTCCCAGGGAACGGAATGCACCTCCACATAAGCCTGTGGAAGGACGGAGAAAACCTCTTCGTCGGCGAAGAAGGCTTGAGCGACACTGCCCTGCATTTCATCGGTGGAATACTGAAGCACGCAAAGGCCCTGACTGCACTCACAAACCCAACCGTCAACAGCTACAAGAGGCTTGTGCCGGGCTATGAAGCACCGGTCTACCTCAGCTGGGGCTACAGGAACAGGAGCGCCCTCATCAGGGTTCCGGCCTTCAAGGGAAGCGGCGCGAGGATTGAGTACCGCTGTCCGGACCCGAGTGCGAACCCATACTTAGCCTTCGCCGGGATACTGATGGCTGGACTGGAGGGCATAAAGAAGAAGATTGAACCGGAGGCATACGTCGAGACCAACGTTTATGAGATGGACGAGGCCGAGAGGGAGAGGCTTGGGATAGAGACCCTCCCAGGAAGCCTTGGAGAGGCCCTAGAAGAGCTGAAGAAGGATAAAACAGTTAGAGAAGCCCTTGGCGGGGCCTACAGGAACTTCATCGATTACAAGGAGAGGGAATGGGAAGAGTACCTCGAGTACCTAAGCTCGCAGGGCATCCCCGCAGACACAAAGAAGGTTACGGAGTGGGAGCTTGAGAGGTATTTCCACGTTTAA
- a CDS encoding DUF61 family protein, protein MPKAEDLLNREIMRVNIHLPRQRVSLEEALKSENGYVVLRDGSRHYFRASELKYLSDILDEEEWAKLKLPIILEISTVDRGYFRVHGRVEVKVIDTVLGQFDPLDERSEGRYPRYLLPKIRRTLPTTTTYAFIME, encoded by the coding sequence ATGCCCAAGGCCGAAGACCTGCTGAACAGAGAGATAATGAGGGTAAACATTCACCTGCCGAGGCAGAGAGTTAGCCTTGAAGAGGCCCTTAAGAGTGAGAACGGGTACGTCGTCCTGAGAGACGGGAGCAGACACTATTTCAGGGCATCTGAGCTCAAATACCTATCCGACATCCTTGACGAGGAAGAATGGGCGAAGCTCAAACTGCCAATAATCCTGGAGATAAGTACCGTTGATAGGGGTTATTTTAGGGTTCATGGAAGGGTGGAGGTTAAAGTCATCGATACGGTCCTAGGTCAATTCGACCCACTCGATGAAAGATCTGAGGGGAGGTACCCCAGATACCTCTTACCAAAGATAAGGAGAACCCTCCCGACGACTACAACGTACGCGTTCATAATGGAGTGA
- a CDS encoding NAD+ synthase, with translation MRRLDYPFVVERITHFIREKVDEAGVEGVVVGVSGGIDSATTAYLAVRALGKEKVLGLIMPYYENSDVEDARLVCESLGIDCKVINIRPIVDSFVSQLGFQPDKRSLGNIMARTRMILLYAHANQMNRLVLGTSNRSEFLTGYFTKWGDGASDYAPLINLYKTEVWEIAKILGVPEMIIHKKPTAGLWEGQTDEDELGISYRLLDEILWRLVDLKMPKDRIAEELGISIEKVEYVGRLVKRSEHKRRLPVGPEF, from the coding sequence ATGAGAAGGCTTGACTACCCATTCGTGGTTGAGAGGATAACGCACTTCATCCGGGAAAAAGTCGATGAAGCTGGAGTCGAAGGCGTTGTCGTCGGCGTGAGCGGCGGAATAGACAGCGCTACGACGGCTTACCTAGCCGTTAGGGCTCTTGGAAAGGAAAAGGTTCTGGGCCTCATAATGCCCTATTACGAGAACAGCGACGTTGAAGACGCAAGGCTCGTCTGTGAATCCCTCGGGATAGACTGCAAGGTCATAAACATCAGGCCGATCGTTGATTCGTTCGTCTCACAGCTCGGCTTCCAGCCGGACAAGCGCTCCCTTGGGAACATCATGGCCAGAACGCGGATGATACTCCTCTATGCCCATGCCAACCAGATGAACAGGCTCGTCCTAGGGACGAGCAACAGGAGCGAGTTCCTAACTGGGTACTTCACAAAGTGGGGCGATGGTGCGAGCGACTACGCACCGCTGATAAACCTCTACAAGACCGAAGTCTGGGAGATAGCGAAGATACTCGGCGTCCCGGAGATGATAATCCACAAGAAGCCGACTGCAGGCCTCTGGGAGGGACAGACCGATGAGGACGAGCTGGGAATAAGCTACCGCCTCCTCGACGAGATACTCTGGCGTCTCGTTGACCTCAAGATGCCCAAGGATAGGATAGCGGAGGAGCTTGGGATAAGCATTGAGAAGGTCGAATACGTTGGGAGACTTGTAAAGAGGAGCGAACACAAGAGGAGACTCCCGGTGGGGCCGGAGTTTTGA
- a CDS encoding EamA family transporter, which produces MRKGYLLVFLAASMWGTLGIFAKYLNGFGLTPFTMVFYRVVFALLLLGTYIKIKGIGFSIERSRLRFYAAYGFFSIFLFYTLYFYTVTISSVSFAVLLLYTAPMYSIILGRLIFKEEITKEKVIALVMVTIGVFLVNGFGASFSTKALVFGLLSGFTYALYGILAKFAVRKEEPEKALFYTLLFGLIFLAPFSDFGVPLGAVPYLFALALFPTFLGYVLYNHALQEVEVSRASIVATVEPVVAIFLAFLLFGEELTPVQMLGAALIIGGSIIVHMGEKEGPEEALLEETH; this is translated from the coding sequence ATGAGGAAGGGTTACCTTTTGGTTTTTTTGGCGGCTTCAATGTGGGGCACGCTTGGCATCTTTGCCAAGTACTTAAACGGTTTTGGACTAACGCCCTTCACGATGGTGTTTTACCGCGTTGTTTTTGCCCTGCTCCTTCTTGGTACCTACATCAAAATAAAGGGCATTGGCTTTTCAATAGAGCGTTCAAGGCTCAGGTTCTACGCCGCCTACGGATTCTTCAGCATCTTCCTGTTCTACACTCTATACTTTTACACCGTTACTATTTCCTCAGTTTCCTTCGCCGTCCTCCTGCTGTATACAGCGCCCATGTACTCAATAATTCTCGGCAGACTGATCTTTAAGGAGGAGATTACGAAGGAGAAGGTAATCGCACTGGTCATGGTCACTATAGGTGTGTTCTTGGTGAACGGGTTCGGCGCTTCCTTCTCGACCAAGGCCCTGGTTTTTGGCCTTCTCTCGGGCTTTACGTATGCACTCTACGGCATCCTTGCCAAGTTCGCTGTTAGAAAGGAAGAACCTGAAAAGGCGCTCTTCTACACTCTTCTGTTTGGCTTAATCTTCCTCGCTCCCTTTTCGGATTTCGGCGTTCCACTTGGGGCAGTCCCGTACCTCTTCGCTCTGGCACTCTTTCCGACTTTCCTTGGATACGTTCTCTACAACCACGCCCTCCAGGAAGTTGAGGTCAGCAGGGCCAGCATAGTGGCAACTGTAGAGCCCGTCGTGGCAATTTTTCTGGCTTTCCTCCTCTTCGGCGAGGAGCTAACTCCAGTTCAGATGCTAGGTGCGGCTCTCATAATAGGCGGCTCCATCATAGTGCACATGGGGGAGAAGGAGGGGCCTGAAGAGGCCCTGCTGGAGGAGACCCATTAA
- a CDS encoding tripartite tricarboxylate transporter permease — protein MLRELLLGVLFGTFTGLTPGIHVNTLAVLLNEVLLPPLTLFSMGLTHTYLDAFPSTFLGVPDEGTALGILPAHRLVLAGKGMEVVRIALYSSFLATLLFIPLIPLYLVIATMYTSKVGKTAVLLLILLLVFTEKGMKKLWAAFIVILSSLVGFVILGLPLTEPLYHLLTGLFGVPVILAALFYETSKVSPGSAELEMSIRRLLSFSFLGTLLGMVASLVPAFTSSQAALIGSFFSRDERSFLTVVYSTNTANFLFSLVNFLETGRARNGIVMRMPPMGLSALPVFLLASLFVGILVMLYAESVSKMLASSIFKIPYKAINLGVLVSLLILSVYFDGIAGALALAASSIVGLLAVLLGVRRTNCMGALMVPILVG, from the coding sequence ATGCTCAGGGAGCTCCTGTTAGGGGTGCTCTTTGGGACTTTTACGGGGCTAACGCCGGGAATTCACGTTAACACTCTTGCCGTTTTGCTGAATGAAGTGTTGCTCCCTCCACTCACGCTGTTTTCAATGGGGCTTACTCATACCTATCTCGACGCATTCCCCTCAACCTTCCTTGGAGTCCCCGATGAGGGAACGGCCCTCGGGATTTTGCCCGCACATAGGCTCGTTCTCGCTGGAAAAGGGATGGAGGTAGTAAGAATAGCACTGTATTCAAGTTTTTTGGCTACTCTCCTCTTTATCCCCCTCATCCCTCTCTACCTTGTAATTGCCACAATGTACACTTCAAAGGTAGGCAAAACGGCTGTTTTATTACTGATACTCCTGCTGGTGTTTACGGAAAAAGGCATGAAAAAGCTCTGGGCGGCGTTTATAGTGATCCTTTCTAGTCTAGTTGGCTTTGTAATCCTCGGACTTCCATTGACTGAGCCGCTATACCACCTCTTGACAGGTCTGTTTGGGGTTCCAGTTATCCTCGCGGCTCTCTTTTATGAGACTTCCAAGGTATCGCCTGGGAGTGCTGAACTGGAGATGAGTATCAGACGACTGCTCTCTTTCTCCTTTCTGGGGACACTCCTCGGCATGGTGGCCTCTCTTGTTCCTGCGTTTACCTCTTCCCAGGCGGCACTGATAGGCTCGTTTTTCTCAAGGGACGAACGATCGTTTTTGACTGTTGTATACTCAACAAACACGGCCAACTTCCTCTTTTCTCTGGTCAACTTCCTTGAAACGGGGAGGGCCAGAAACGGCATAGTAATGAGAATGCCCCCCATGGGCCTTTCTGCCCTCCCGGTGTTTCTCCTCGCCTCACTCTTCGTCGGGATTCTAGTAATGCTCTACGCCGAATCTGTCTCAAAAATGCTGGCGTCGAGTATTTTCAAGATTCCATACAAAGCCATCAACCTTGGAGTGCTCGTATCCCTCCTTATACTCTCGGTCTATTTTGATGGTATTGCTGGAGCTCTGGCCCTTGCGGCTTCTTCCATCGTTGGTCTTTTGGCTGTTCTCCTTGGTGTTAGGCGTACCAACTGCATGGGCGCTCTGATGGTGCCCATACTCGTGGGCTGA
- a CDS encoding ABC transporter ATP-binding protein: MAEPILKVENLKKYFPLKRGLLAALRGEPHRFVHAVDGVSFEIYKKQVFALVGESGCGKSTTGRLIVKLLEPTDGKIYLEGQDVTQITTKEEILAYRRKVQMIFQDPFASLNPRFRIFDVLEEPLLIHGIGETRAEREELVYKALEMVKVTPPEDYVGRFPHMLSGGQRQRVAIARALILNPTFVVADEPVSMLDVSIRAEILELMKELKEKMGVTYLYITHDMSTARYFADWMAVMYLGRIVEMGPAKKVIDNPLHPYTRALLAAVPEPKPERKNVIKELPIKGEVPSAVNIPPGCRFHPRCIYAQKGLCDVKQPQLIEYEHNHFAECHLVGKY, encoded by the coding sequence ATGGCGGAGCCGATACTCAAAGTTGAAAACCTCAAGAAGTATTTCCCGCTCAAGAGGGGACTGCTTGCGGCACTCCGCGGCGAGCCCCACCGCTTCGTCCACGCGGTTGACGGAGTGAGCTTTGAAATCTACAAGAAGCAGGTATTCGCGCTCGTCGGTGAAAGCGGCTGTGGAAAGTCCACCACCGGAAGGCTGATAGTCAAGCTCCTCGAGCCGACGGACGGAAAGATATACCTCGAGGGACAGGACGTTACTCAGATAACCACCAAGGAGGAAATCCTAGCCTATAGAAGGAAGGTCCAGATGATATTCCAGGATCCCTTCGCTTCCCTCAACCCGCGCTTCAGGATATTCGACGTCCTCGAGGAGCCGCTCCTCATCCACGGCATCGGTGAGACCAGGGCAGAGCGCGAGGAGCTCGTCTACAAGGCCCTCGAGATGGTTAAGGTCACTCCACCGGAGGACTACGTGGGCAGGTTCCCTCACATGCTCTCCGGCGGTCAGAGACAGCGTGTCGCCATAGCCCGTGCCCTCATCCTCAACCCAACGTTCGTCGTTGCAGATGAGCCGGTTTCGATGCTCGATGTTTCAATACGTGCAGAAATCCTCGAGCTGATGAAGGAACTGAAGGAGAAGATGGGCGTTACCTACCTCTACATCACCCACGACATGTCAACTGCGAGGTACTTCGCCGACTGGATGGCTGTGATGTACCTCGGAAGGATCGTAGAAATGGGGCCTGCAAAGAAAGTTATTGACAACCCGCTTCACCCGTACACGAGGGCACTGCTTGCAGCGGTTCCCGAACCGAAGCCAGAGAGGAAGAACGTCATAAAGGAACTGCCCATTAAGGGTGAAGTTCCGAGCGCCGTTAACATACCACCTGGATGCCGCTTCCACCCGAGGTGCATCTACGCTCAGAAGGGCCTCTGCGACGTCAAACAGCCCCAGCTCATCGAATACGAGCACAACCACTTTGCGGAATGCCACCTTGTTGGCAAGTACTGA
- a CDS encoding DUF5748 family protein, which produces MHFEVVKEFLEDIGADWIELEGEVHLDPEVFYEVWKYVGQPELKTYVVEDEVVEPGSYDPPEMKYTDVKKVKIKKVYFETLDGKRIVTDYSEFQKIMKEKSS; this is translated from the coding sequence ATGCACTTCGAGGTAGTCAAGGAGTTTCTGGAGGACATTGGGGCCGACTGGATTGAACTCGAGGGGGAGGTACACCTAGACCCCGAGGTTTTCTATGAGGTTTGGAAGTACGTCGGCCAGCCCGAGCTTAAGACCTACGTCGTTGAGGACGAGGTCGTCGAACCCGGCTCCTACGACCCCCCGGAGATGAAGTACACGGACGTTAAGAAGGTCAAAATCAAGAAGGTCTACTTCGAGACCCTCGACGGCAAGAGGATAGTTACAGACTACTCCGAATTCCAGAAGATTATGAAAGAGAAGTCCAGCTGA
- the priL gene encoding DNA primase large subunit PriL produces the protein MLDPFGKRAESLIREEFGDLMAFLERIPSSVSIDEPIALVSWLLESENPPQELIKVEGLEELRDLFRFYALLGAASISPYGLEAEIVKRTALRLYSERIKASKSLDETMLTVMPMEENEIPHTDLNILERRMDRHISPEERERLEIKYKMPLKDFLNLWTDSLKEVYIRNGYAYLRWETALRMWERVFEKRFERAVNILYDHRDELPEFYYRLREKLEEIAEKYFKERGGMFKGTVSPLRFDLFPPCVKEALKGVPAGMRNYAITVLLTSFLSYARICPNPPKKDVRVKDCINDLRILEEEILPVIIEAGNRCKPPLFEDQPHEIKNIWYHLGFGLTDSPTMEDSGNSTWYFPPNCDKIRANAPSLCKPDKYCRGIKNPLSYYLKRLYLEGKKKEGETSE, from the coding sequence ATGCTCGATCCTTTTGGAAAAAGAGCGGAGAGCCTCATAAGGGAAGAATTTGGGGACCTAATGGCTTTCCTGGAGCGGATACCCTCCTCAGTCTCAATTGATGAACCAATAGCCCTGGTAAGCTGGCTGTTAGAATCAGAGAATCCTCCACAGGAGCTGATTAAGGTTGAGGGACTCGAAGAACTCCGCGATCTGTTTAGGTTCTACGCCCTCCTTGGGGCGGCCTCAATTTCCCCCTACGGACTCGAAGCTGAGATAGTTAAGAGAACGGCCCTGCGTCTATATTCGGAGAGGATAAAGGCCTCCAAGAGCCTTGATGAAACTATGTTGACCGTCATGCCCATGGAAGAGAATGAAATCCCCCACACTGACCTAAACATCCTTGAAAGACGGATGGATCGGCACATCTCTCCAGAGGAGAGGGAAAGGCTTGAGATAAAATACAAGATGCCCCTGAAGGACTTTCTGAACTTGTGGACGGACTCCCTGAAAGAGGTTTACATAAGAAATGGATACGCATACCTGCGGTGGGAAACCGCTCTAAGGATGTGGGAGAGGGTCTTTGAGAAGAGGTTTGAGAGGGCCGTTAACATCCTCTACGACCACAGGGACGAACTTCCCGAGTTCTACTACAGGCTCAGGGAGAAGCTCGAGGAAATCGCCGAGAAGTACTTTAAAGAGAGGGGAGGAATGTTCAAGGGGACTGTGTCTCCGTTAAGGTTTGACCTGTTCCCTCCGTGCGTTAAGGAAGCGCTCAAGGGAGTGCCCGCAGGAATGAGGAACTACGCCATAACCGTGCTCCTCACAAGTTTTCTTAGCTATGCGAGAATCTGTCCCAACCCACCCAAAAAAGATGTTAGGGTAAAAGACTGCATTAACGACCTCAGGATCCTTGAAGAGGAGATACTGCCGGTCATAATAGAGGCTGGAAACCGCTGTAAGCCGCCCCTCTTCGAAGACCAGCCCCATGAGATAAAGAACATCTGGTACCACCTGGGATTTGGCCTGACCGACAGCCCAACAATGGAGGACAGCGGGAACTCAACGTGGTACTTCCCACCGAACTGCGACAAGATCCGAGCAAACGCACCCTCGCTGTGCAAACCGGACAAGTACTGCCGCGGAATAAAGAACCCGCTGAGCTACTACCTCAAGAGGCTCTACCTTGAGGGAAAAAAGAAGGAAGGTGAGACCAGTGAGTGA
- a CDS encoding DMT family transporter, whose product MKGRTKVAVSMLIWGSVGIFGRLSGLSGLGVAFARVSLGALVLLVVIGLTKVELLRELPIIFRNSWKPLLALGTALALNWAFLFTAFNYTTIASAVMVYYIAPILATLISWRFLGEEVDRGTVSLIILAFSGLILIVNGQEMSLENRNFVGILLAFTAAFFYAMIPNLGRLLKGIDGKVLTLSQLGVATLVLIPFILVQDVGRPVWWAVSILVLVHTVLALFLYMEGLKEVEVKEAALLSYLDPASAVVYAYLVFGEVPKITTIIGGALILLASALDVLRR is encoded by the coding sequence ATGAAAGGGCGGACAAAAGTAGCGGTTTCCATGCTCATATGGGGCAGCGTGGGGATATTCGGAAGGTTATCTGGCCTAAGTGGTCTTGGGGTTGCCTTTGCCAGGGTTTCCCTTGGCGCTCTGGTTCTGCTTGTGGTTATTGGATTAACTAAGGTGGAGCTACTAAGGGAGCTCCCCATAATTTTCAGAAACAGCTGGAAGCCGCTGCTTGCTCTTGGTACGGCTTTAGCACTCAACTGGGCGTTCCTTTTCACGGCCTTCAACTACACAACGATAGCCAGTGCTGTAATGGTCTATTACATCGCACCCATCTTGGCCACTCTTATTTCCTGGCGTTTTCTCGGGGAAGAGGTAGACAGAGGAACTGTAAGTCTCATAATTCTGGCCTTTTCAGGTCTTATTTTGATAGTGAATGGCCAGGAGATGAGTCTTGAAAATCGAAATTTCGTTGGAATCCTGCTTGCGTTCACAGCGGCGTTTTTCTACGCCATGATACCAAACCTTGGGAGACTCTTGAAGGGGATTGACGGAAAAGTACTAACGCTCAGCCAGCTGGGTGTAGCCACACTAGTCCTCATTCCCTTCATCCTCGTCCAAGATGTTGGGAGACCAGTCTGGTGGGCGGTTTCGATACTAGTACTAGTCCACACGGTTCTGGCGTTGTTCCTCTACATGGAGGGCCTCAAGGAGGTGGAGGTGAAGGAGGCAGCGCTTTTGAGCTACCTTGACCCGGCGAGTGCTGTAGTTTACGCGTATCTCGTGTTTGGGGAAGTCCCGAAAATAACGACAATCATCGGCGGCGCTTTGATACTTCTCGCTTCCGCCCTGGACGTTTTGAGAAGGTGA
- a CDS encoding ATPase domain-containing protein, with translation MTDRWTVPRVKSGIPGFDELVNGGFPKGTTVLVTGPTGSGKTTFAVQFVYKGAELYNEPGVIVTLEERAVDLRREMRAFGWDIEKYEKEGKIAIIDGVSAVVGLPSEEQYVLEGNLNTEDFLRYIYRVVKAIDAKRLVIDSIPSIAFRLKKEEEIREVLLQLNTILLEMGVTSILTTEAPEPSRGKISRYGIEEYIARGVVLLDFIEREVELKRYLLIKKMRETKHSMKKYPFEIMSDGLVVYPSGEIY, from the coding sequence ATGACCGATAGATGGACTGTTCCAAGAGTAAAAAGCGGGATCCCCGGATTTGATGAACTTGTAAACGGGGGGTTTCCCAAGGGTACAACTGTTCTAGTAACCGGCCCAACGGGTAGCGGTAAAACCACGTTTGCGGTTCAGTTTGTTTATAAAGGAGCTGAGCTCTACAACGAGCCGGGCGTGATAGTAACGCTTGAAGAGCGTGCCGTTGACCTCAGAAGGGAGATGCGCGCGTTCGGATGGGACATAGAGAAATACGAAAAAGAGGGCAAGATAGCTATAATTGATGGCGTGAGTGCCGTTGTTGGACTTCCATCCGAAGAGCAGTACGTACTGGAAGGCAATCTCAACACCGAGGACTTTCTCAGGTACATATACCGTGTAGTTAAGGCTATAGACGCTAAAAGGCTCGTAATAGACTCAATTCCATCGATTGCGTTCCGCTTAAAGAAAGAGGAAGAAATCAGAGAAGTTTTGCTCCAGCTGAACACGATACTCCTTGAAATGGGTGTGACTTCAATCCTGACGACTGAGGCACCCGAGCCGTCTAGGGGGAAAATCAGCAGGTACGGAATAGAAGAGTACATAGCCAGGGGTGTCGTCCTCCTTGACTTCATCGAGCGTGAGGTTGAACTGAAGAGGTACCTCCTGATAAAGAAGATGCGTGAGACCAAGCATTCAATGAAGAAGTACCCCTTTGAAATAATGAGCGACGGACTCGTTGTGTACCCGAGCGGCGAAATATACTGA